In Sphingomonas profundi, the sequence CGACCATGGCCGATCTGATGGCGCGATACTGGCTGGCCTTTGCTGCGGGCGGCGATCCGAATGCGCCCGGCCTGCCATACTGGCCGCGCTATGCCACCGGCGCGGAAGATCATCTCCGGCTGGACGCGCCGCCGTCGCGCGGGTCGGCATGGCGGGCGGAGGCGGTGCGGTTCATCGCCACGCACGCGACGGATCAGGGAGGGGAGGCGTGATGATGCCACGGCGGGATGTGCTTGCCGGCGCGGGGGCGATGGCCGCATCGGTCGCAACGGGGATGCGCGTGGAGGCACGCACGCCCGATCGCCGGGCGATCGCGGCGCTGCGCGGCCGCCTGTCGGGCGCCCTGTTCCTCCCGGGAGACGCCGCCTACCCCACCGTCCGGCAGGGCAAGGGCACGACGCCGGTGGAGGATCGCCGCCCGGCGGTGATCGTGCAGCCGGATAGCCCTGCCGACGTCGCCCGCGCGCTGGAGTTCGCGCGCACGCAGCAGCTCGGCGTGGCGGTTCGTTCCGGCGGGCACGATCTGCTCGGCGCATCGACGCCGGACGGGGGAGTGCTGATCGATCTGGCACGGCTCGACCGGCTTGCGCTCGACCCCGCGGCCCGCACGCTCCACGCCGGCGGCGGAGCGCGAGCGGGCGCGCTGACCGCGGCCGGCGCGCCGTACGGGCTGGTCCCGACCCTTGGCATGAATCCGAATGTCGGCATCGGCGGGCTGACGCTCGGCGGGGGGGTGGGCTGGCTGAGCGGAACGTGTGGCGCGACCGTGGACAATCTCCTGTCGGTCGACCTTGTCACCGCCGACGGGAGACTGCTGCGTGCGGATGCGGATGAGCATCCGGACCTGTTCTGGGCGCTGCGCGGCGGCGGCGGCAACTTCGGCGTGGCCACCGGCTTCACCTACCGGCTGCACTCCGTGCCGCAGGTGCTGGCGGGCGATATCGGCTTC encodes:
- a CDS encoding FAD-binding oxidoreductase produces the protein MMPRRDVLAGAGAMAASVATGMRVEARTPDRRAIAALRGRLSGALFLPGDAAYPTVRQGKGTTPVEDRRPAVIVQPDSPADVARALEFARTQQLGVAVRSGGHDLLGASTPDGGVLIDLARLDRLALDPAARTLHAGGGARAGALTAAGAPYGLVPTLGMNPNVGIGGLTLGGGVGWLSGTCGATVDNLLSVDLVTADGRLLRADADEHPDLFWALRGGGGNFGVATGFTYRLHSVPQVLAGDIGFRADPAALLRFLRDYLARSPDALEIGVLFTLGKTPMAIVRLCWSGELAAGEKALAPLRAFAPAVIDTVKAQGFAAFAGAAPRFDTMFLRGGEFAGLSEPVIETFAGIVAAGGPQDCMIGVLHYIHGALCRAPAEATPFLRAEGNILYNIVAPWQGREAVPDKMAWAISASEALRPVNAARIYPNYLSYDGEDYVRAAFGPHYDRLRAVKRRYDPANVFRNNRNIRA